One segment of Natronobacterium texcoconense DNA contains the following:
- the leuS gene encoding leucine--tRNA ligase, with the protein MSDAGYDHAAVERRWQEAWDDADAYRTPDDVEDPTYVLGMYPYPSGKLHMGHVRNYTITDAYARYRRMQGDDVLHPMGWDAFGLPAENAAKDRDTNPRDWTFDCIDTMRDQMDAMGFGYDWDREVATCTPEYYQWNQWLFSRFHDEDLVERRDAEVNWCPECETVLADEQVEGEAELCWRCDTPVEQRELEQWFLKITEYADELLEDIDDLEGWPNSVRQMQRNWIGRQYGTELDFEVEGHGPVRAFTTRVDTIYGATFFALAPDHPISEELAEEDEDVRHFIEHEADPEGDEPNGVATDLTATNPATGEEIPVYVADFVLSDVGTGALMAVPGHDERDHAFAEKMGEEIVPVIAPEPEEGEEPEAPDVSEEAFTDDGVLVNSGDYSGLDSETARERLTEDIESAEHAKQYQLRDWGISRQRYWGTPIPVVHCHDDCGAVLVPEEDLPVELPEFINTTGNPLDAAEEWKQTTCPECGGDATRETDTMDTFVDSSWYFLRYVSPGLEETPFDLERANDWMPVDQYVGGIEHAVMHLLYSRFFTKVLADHEGLEHREPFTNLLAQGMVQLEGEKMSKSKGNVVSPQRIVEEYGADTARLFMMQAAQPERDFDWSEEGVRSTNAFLARLKEMVEEYTTNGPDGANDAVASYVDAEIDATIAIADAEYDDLTFNKALRETQDLTRTLRQYADYTEPHADTYERGLSAVVRLLAPVAPHLAEELWNELGNDGFVVDAPWPEAEVDRGHVRKRRQLVENTREDVRDIVEVAGIEDPKAIDVVVSPEWKYDALEIAIESDADNLIGELMQESHIREQGDAAADYGQDLQVEREALERTLGPDEEYTALESAAWLLEREFEADVRVVEADEVDESVLKNAEPGRPAIEIED; encoded by the coding sequence ATGAGTGACGCCGGTTACGACCACGCGGCAGTCGAGCGGCGCTGGCAAGAGGCGTGGGACGACGCGGACGCCTATCGAACGCCCGACGACGTCGAGGACCCGACGTACGTCCTCGGGATGTATCCGTACCCGTCGGGCAAGCTCCACATGGGCCACGTCCGCAACTACACGATCACGGATGCCTACGCCCGGTATCGACGCATGCAGGGCGACGACGTCCTCCACCCGATGGGGTGGGACGCCTTCGGACTCCCCGCCGAGAACGCAGCTAAGGACCGCGACACCAACCCGCGAGACTGGACGTTCGACTGCATCGACACGATGCGCGACCAGATGGACGCGATGGGATTCGGGTACGACTGGGACCGCGAGGTCGCCACCTGCACGCCCGAGTATTACCAGTGGAACCAGTGGCTCTTCTCTCGGTTCCACGACGAAGACCTCGTCGAACGCCGCGACGCCGAGGTCAACTGGTGTCCCGAGTGCGAGACCGTCCTCGCCGACGAGCAGGTCGAAGGCGAGGCGGAACTCTGCTGGCGCTGTGACACCCCCGTCGAACAGCGCGAACTCGAGCAGTGGTTCCTGAAGATCACCGAGTACGCAGACGAACTGCTCGAGGACATCGACGACCTCGAGGGGTGGCCGAACTCGGTGCGCCAGATGCAGCGCAACTGGATCGGCCGGCAGTACGGGACGGAACTGGACTTCGAGGTCGAAGGGCACGGCCCCGTTCGAGCCTTTACGACGCGCGTCGACACCATCTACGGCGCGACGTTCTTCGCGCTCGCACCGGACCACCCGATCAGCGAGGAACTCGCCGAGGAAGACGAGGACGTCCGCCACTTCATCGAACACGAGGCTGATCCGGAGGGTGACGAACCCAACGGTGTCGCAACCGATCTGACCGCGACCAACCCCGCCACGGGCGAGGAGATCCCGGTCTACGTCGCCGACTTCGTTCTCTCGGACGTCGGGACGGGCGCGCTGATGGCCGTCCCCGGCCACGACGAGCGCGACCACGCCTTCGCCGAGAAGATGGGTGAGGAGATCGTGCCTGTCATCGCGCCCGAACCCGAGGAGGGCGAAGAACCCGAAGCGCCGGACGTGAGCGAGGAGGCGTTCACCGACGACGGCGTGCTCGTGAATTCGGGCGACTACTCCGGATTGGACAGCGAAACGGCCCGCGAGCGCCTGACGGAGGACATAGAGAGCGCCGAGCACGCGAAACAGTACCAGCTTCGCGACTGGGGGATCTCCCGCCAGCGCTACTGGGGAACCCCGATCCCAGTCGTCCACTGTCACGACGACTGTGGGGCCGTGCTGGTACCCGAAGAGGACCTGCCCGTCGAACTGCCGGAGTTCATCAACACCACCGGGAATCCGCTGGACGCCGCCGAGGAGTGGAAGCAGACGACCTGCCCCGAGTGTGGTGGCGATGCCACGCGCGAAACGGACACGATGGACACCTTCGTCGACTCCTCGTGGTACTTCCTGCGGTACGTCTCGCCCGGACTCGAGGAGACCCCATTCGACCTCGAGCGTGCGAACGACTGGATGCCGGTCGACCAGTACGTCGGCGGCATCGAGCACGCCGTAATGCACCTGCTGTATTCGAGGTTCTTCACGAAGGTGTTGGCCGACCACGAGGGCTTGGAACACCGCGAGCCGTTCACGAACCTGCTGGCCCAGGGAATGGTCCAGCTAGAGGGCGAGAAGATGTCGAAGTCGAAGGGGAACGTCGTCTCACCCCAGCGGATCGTCGAGGAGTACGGTGCCGACACCGCCCGGCTCTTCATGATGCAGGCCGCCCAGCCCGAGCGCGACTTCGACTGGAGCGAGGAGGGCGTCCGTTCGACGAACGCCTTCCTCGCGCGGCTGAAGGAGATGGTCGAAGAGTACACCACGAACGGGCCGGACGGCGCAAACGACGCCGTCGCCAGCTACGTCGATGCCGAAATCGACGCGACGATCGCCATCGCCGACGCGGAGTACGACGACCTCACCTTCAACAAGGCGCTGCGGGAAACCCAGGACCTGACGCGGACGCTGCGACAGTACGCCGACTACACCGAACCCCACGCCGACACCTACGAGCGCGGCCTGTCCGCGGTCGTCCGGCTGCTGGCTCCCGTCGCCCCCCACCTCGCCGAAGAGCTGTGGAACGAACTGGGCAACGACGGCTTCGTCGTCGACGCCCCGTGGCCAGAGGCCGAGGTCGACCGCGGCCACGTCCGGAAACGCCGCCAACTCGTCGAGAACACTCGCGAGGACGTCCGCGACATCGTCGAGGTCGCCGGCATCGAGGATCCGAAGGCGATCGACGTCGTCGTCTCCCCGGAGTGGAAGTACGACGCCCTCGAGATCGCGATCGAGAGCGACGCCGACAACTTGATCGGCGAACTCATGCAGGAGTCACACATCCGCGAACAGGGCGACGCAGCGGCCGACTACGGCCAAGACCTGCAGGTCGAGCGCGAGGCCCTCGAGCGAACGCTCGGCCCCGACGAGGAGTACACGGCGCTCGAATCGGCCGCGTGGCTGCTCGAGCGCGAGTTCGAGGCCGACGTTCGAGTCGTCGAGGCCGACGAGGTCGACGAGAGCGTGCTGAAAAACGCCGAACCTGGTCGGCCGGCGATCGAGATCGAGGACTGA
- a CDS encoding Hsp20/alpha crystallin family protein — MRRNPFDEIEEMLDRVSRQVEEGMTGGGLQVPGSVPVDVADTDEEYVVTADLPGYETDDIDLTLSEGTLRLDASREDDLEFAEGEYIRRERTRKTASRRIRLPEPVEEEEVSAGYENGVLTVRLPKVEESDESKAIDIE; from the coding sequence ATGCGACGCAACCCGTTCGACGAAATCGAGGAGATGCTCGACCGCGTCAGCCGACAGGTCGAGGAGGGGATGACCGGCGGCGGCCTGCAGGTCCCGGGGTCGGTCCCGGTCGACGTCGCCGACACCGACGAGGAGTACGTCGTCACCGCCGACCTGCCGGGCTACGAGACCGACGACATCGACCTGACGCTCTCGGAGGGCACCCTGCGTCTCGACGCGAGCCGCGAGGACGACCTCGAGTTCGCCGAGGGCGAGTACATCCGTCGCGAGCGGACGCGCAAGACGGCCAGTCGCCGGATTCGCCTGCCCGAACCGGTCGAGGAAGAGGAGGTTTCGGCGGGCTACGAGAACGGCGTGCTCACGGTTCGACTGCCGAAAGTCGAGGAGAGCGACGAGTCGAAAGCGATCGACATCGAGTAA
- a CDS encoding peroxiredoxin, with amino-acid sequence MTLEEGANAPTVTARNQDGETITLEFEEPTVLYFYPRDDTPGCTIEANQFQRERETYRDAGVAIYGVSTDDVDSHQDFCEQEGLEFDLLADPDEEIADAFDVEKRETDAGPAPTERTTFFLADGEVEAVYEDVDPDGHARDVLLEAMDEGIVTLPE; translated from the coding sequence ATGACACTCGAGGAGGGTGCGAACGCACCGACGGTCACCGCACGGAACCAGGACGGCGAGACGATCACGCTCGAGTTCGAGGAGCCGACCGTGCTCTACTTCTACCCGCGTGACGACACGCCGGGCTGTACGATCGAGGCGAACCAGTTCCAGCGCGAACGCGAGACCTACCGCGACGCCGGCGTCGCAATCTACGGCGTCTCGACCGACGACGTCGACTCCCACCAGGACTTCTGCGAGCAGGAGGGACTCGAGTTCGACCTGCTGGCCGATCCCGACGAGGAGATCGCGGACGCCTTCGACGTCGAGAAACGCGAGACCGACGCGGGGCCCGCACCGACCGAGCGAACGACCTTTTTCCTCGCCGACGGCGAGGTCGAGGCAGTCTACGAGGACGTCGATCCCGACGGCCACGCCCGGGACGTGTTGCTCGAGGCGATGGACGAGGGGATCGTGACGCTTCCCGAATAA
- a CDS encoding bacteriorhodopsin, protein MIEFLSAHLMQLTGVILGLITLIFVGWTRLLPATSRQFGYAVATAAGAMAVVYLATAPLQQVLGIGEDPIRFLGYTAMWIPFVLVIGAIAGASKQLILGLLGVVLTRVWVTYFAGFLDGIAMILASLTPFVLLVVGIFLLYGPFERAANEQSPARSLLYSKLANLVVLAWMGLVANGLIAAFQLVDDFVGGVVLVYVEIILVVGFGALVLRNADALEDVSTGLLSFDEDASVPTEPAETQTTGD, encoded by the coding sequence GTGATCGAATTCCTCTCGGCGCACCTGATGCAACTCACGGGCGTCATTCTCGGGTTGATCACCCTGATATTCGTCGGCTGGACGCGTCTCCTCCCGGCCACGAGTCGACAGTTCGGGTACGCGGTCGCGACGGCAGCCGGTGCGATGGCCGTCGTCTATCTGGCGACGGCACCGCTCCAACAGGTGCTCGGGATCGGCGAGGACCCGATCCGCTTCCTGGGATACACGGCGATGTGGATCCCGTTCGTGCTCGTCATCGGCGCGATCGCCGGTGCCAGCAAGCAGCTGATTCTGGGGCTACTCGGCGTGGTCCTGACGCGCGTGTGGGTGACGTACTTCGCCGGCTTCCTCGATGGAATCGCCATGATACTTGCATCGCTTACCCCGTTCGTGTTGCTCGTGGTCGGCATCTTCCTGTTGTACGGGCCATTCGAGCGGGCGGCAAACGAACAATCTCCCGCACGGTCGCTCCTGTACAGCAAACTCGCGAATCTGGTCGTCCTTGCGTGGATGGGACTCGTTGCGAACGGGCTTATCGCTGCCTTCCAACTGGTCGACGATTTCGTTGGGGGGGTCGTTCTGGTCTACGTCGAGATCATCCTCGTAGTCGGCTTCGGCGCGCTCGTCCTCCGGAACGCCGACGCACTCGAGGACGTATCGACTGGGCTGCTCTCGTTCGATGAGGATGCCTCCGTTCCCACGGAACCGGCCGAAACCCAGACTACTGGCGACTGA
- the pheA gene encoding prephenate dehydratase, translating to MTAVTLGPAGTYSHRAATAVADEDEIEFRQSVTAIVDAVASGEYDRGVVPIENSIEGSVTESLDALAEYDVAVVREIVTPIRHALLAQGEGFDTIASHSQALAQCRSYLEREYPNAALEAVASTAQGVEFARDDPSVAGIGHPANAGNGTDLEVLAEDIQDQDSNATRFFAVAPAEERSKGGGKTSLVVYPNANYPGLLLELLEPFADRDINLTRVESRPSGQRLGDYVFHVDIEAGLYEARTGEALEDIEELAENGWVRRLGSYDTEHVVE from the coding sequence ATGACTGCAGTCACGCTCGGCCCAGCGGGAACCTACTCACACCGGGCAGCGACCGCCGTCGCCGACGAAGACGAGATCGAGTTTCGACAGTCGGTGACTGCGATCGTCGACGCCGTCGCCAGCGGCGAGTACGACCGCGGCGTCGTCCCCATCGAGAACAGCATCGAAGGCTCCGTAACCGAGAGTCTGGACGCCCTCGCGGAGTACGACGTCGCCGTCGTCCGCGAAATCGTCACCCCGATCAGACACGCCTTACTCGCCCAGGGCGAGGGGTTCGATACGATCGCCAGCCACTCCCAGGCGCTCGCGCAGTGTCGGTCCTACCTCGAGCGGGAGTACCCCAATGCGGCGCTGGAAGCAGTCGCGAGCACGGCACAGGGCGTCGAGTTCGCGCGCGACGATCCCTCCGTTGCGGGGATCGGTCATCCAGCAAACGCCGGCAACGGAACCGATCTCGAGGTACTCGCGGAGGACATTCAGGATCAGGACTCGAACGCGACGCGGTTCTTTGCGGTCGCGCCCGCGGAAGAGCGTTCGAAAGGCGGCGGCAAGACCTCGCTAGTCGTCTACCCGAACGCGAACTACCCCGGTCTGTTGCTCGAGTTACTCGAGCCGTTCGCCGACCGAGACATCAACCTGACCCGCGTCGAGTCCCGACCCAGCGGTCAGCGACTCGGCGACTACGTCTTCCACGTCGACATCGAGGCCGGCCTCTACGAGGCACGGACGGGGGAAGCACTCGAGGACATCGAGGAGTTAGCGGAGAACGGCTGGGTGCGACGGCTAGGCTCGTACGATACGGAACACGTCGTCGAGTAG
- a CDS encoding GAF domain-containing sensor histidine kinase, protein MPAGGDHRSFHVLYAGTADGERMRKRIVDALEPPYRVTTLGNQSLLEAVDVTVDCLVIAEGYDRSVIEELTTQWPDLPVFLLVSLSEDHDREWSVFRTGVDDLVYRGRRATDDPLPTRVRNRIDDCYEETISDVGETVLTTARSLLVAADDELDVEIEWGLEQVGTRLDADRCLVFGYDDETDLLEPTHGWVTDSRSAVVGPERLPAKSFPGFEDSLRGFDDCVVPSDDPWAPSTDVPDGFVGGLEDAETDANATHPYLERRDLEALLAVPIVVDWELTGVFVVGQSQRRTWPRHLRKQLRTFGKLVGYTLERRRQRRALVRRNERLERFASVVSHDLRNPLNVIAGSAELIAETDDPTYAENVLEAVDRMETLIDDLLLLAREGDVLGDLERVDLETLVEDAWKTVATPDATLETEGLSTLEADQNRLRQGLENLVRNAVEHNEPGVTVRVEGFETGFAVEDDGTGIAPENRERIFEEGYTDGGGTGLGLSIVDTVVAAHGWDISVTDGDLGGARFEIVTDPSPRANGA, encoded by the coding sequence GTGCCAGCAGGCGGGGATCACAGATCGTTTCACGTGCTGTACGCCGGGACTGCGGATGGCGAACGGATGCGGAAACGAATCGTCGACGCGCTCGAGCCACCGTATCGAGTGACGACGCTCGGGAACCAGTCGCTGCTCGAGGCGGTCGACGTTACGGTCGACTGTCTGGTAATTGCGGAGGGGTACGACCGATCGGTCATCGAGGAACTCACTACGCAGTGGCCCGACCTCCCGGTTTTCCTGCTCGTCTCGCTGTCCGAGGACCACGACCGCGAGTGGTCGGTGTTTCGAACCGGCGTCGACGACCTCGTCTATCGCGGCCGGCGAGCGACGGACGATCCGCTACCGACTCGAGTCCGGAACCGGATCGACGACTGCTACGAGGAGACCATCTCCGACGTCGGCGAGACCGTCCTCACGACCGCACGATCGTTGCTCGTCGCCGCGGACGACGAACTCGACGTCGAGATCGAGTGGGGACTCGAGCAAGTCGGGACACGCCTCGACGCCGACCGCTGTCTCGTCTTCGGGTACGACGACGAGACCGACTTGCTCGAGCCGACACACGGCTGGGTGACGGACTCTCGGTCGGCCGTGGTCGGGCCTGAGCGACTCCCCGCGAAGTCGTTTCCGGGATTCGAGGACTCGCTGCGTGGGTTCGACGACTGTGTCGTTCCATCCGACGATCCCTGGGCCCCTTCCACCGACGTTCCGGACGGGTTCGTCGGCGGCCTCGAGGACGCCGAAACCGACGCCAACGCCACGCACCCGTATCTCGAGCGCCGCGATCTCGAGGCGTTGCTCGCGGTACCGATCGTCGTCGACTGGGAGCTAACCGGCGTGTTCGTCGTCGGTCAGAGCCAGCGACGAACCTGGCCCCGACACCTCCGGAAACAGCTCCGGACGTTCGGGAAACTCGTCGGCTACACGCTCGAGCGTCGCCGGCAACGACGGGCACTCGTCCGGCGGAACGAACGGCTGGAACGGTTCGCCTCCGTCGTTAGTCACGACCTCCGGAACCCGCTGAACGTCATCGCCGGCAGCGCGGAACTGATCGCCGAAACCGACGATCCGACCTACGCCGAGAACGTCCTCGAGGCGGTCGACCGGATGGAGACGCTGATCGACGACCTGCTATTACTCGCGCGTGAGGGCGACGTCCTCGGAGACCTCGAGCGCGTCGACCTCGAGACGCTCGTCGAAGACGCCTGGAAGACGGTTGCGACCCCCGACGCGACGCTCGAAACCGAGGGACTTTCGACGCTCGAAGCGGATCAGAATCGACTCCGACAGGGACTCGAGAATCTCGTCAGAAACGCCGTCGAACACAACGAACCGGGCGTCACGGTACGCGTCGAGGGGTTCGAGACGGGGTTCGCCGTCGAGGACGACGGGACCGGAATCGCGCCCGAGAATCGAGAGCGGATTTTCGAAGAGGGGTACACCGACGGCGGCGGTACCGGACTCGGGTTATCGATCGTCGACACCGTCGTCGCGGCTCACGGCTGGGACATCTCGGTCACGGACGGCGATCTGGGCGGAGCGCGGTTCGAGATCGTCACGGATCCATCGCCCCGTGCGAACGGGGCGTAG
- a CDS encoding non-histone chromosomal MC1 family protein encodes MVREDGKRNFALRESNGEEDSVFSGNTPRQAALKAARRLEPGSSEDEADRVELRLREKGTDKVHIYDGWAWEETAPDDKPDWMPEEITEANVSKKGIEHLDE; translated from the coding sequence ATGGTACGCGAAGACGGGAAACGAAACTTTGCACTGCGCGAATCGAACGGGGAAGAAGACAGCGTCTTCTCGGGGAACACACCACGTCAGGCAGCGCTCAAGGCCGCTCGACGACTCGAGCCGGGCTCGAGCGAAGACGAGGCCGACCGCGTCGAACTCCGACTCCGCGAGAAGGGAACGGACAAGGTTCACATCTACGACGGCTGGGCCTGGGAGGAGACGGCGCCCGACGACAAGCCCGACTGGATGCCCGAGGAGATCACGGAGGCGAACGTCTCCAAGAAAGGTATCGAACACCTCGACGAGTGA
- the pheT gene encoding phenylalanine--tRNA ligase subunit beta, which yields MPTVDIDPDELRELTGKDEKGDEELKEDLFGLGLEFEGRTEDGEFELEFAPDRLDRLSVEGVARSLSYQYGDSRGVHVPSTNKPDWTIQVDESVPEERPYVTGAVIRDVDLDEESLDSLIQLQEKLHATMGRKRAKGAIGIHDLTMLKGRAATEGNPTIDYVGVEPDGDRFVPLDSDAELTPAEVLEEHPTGETYADLVSEYERYPAIYDDIGLFSFPPVINGRRTEVSTDSRDLFVEMTGTDQWTIDRMLNIVCYALAARGATLEEVTIEYPDHEIVRPDLSTKEKTVAHDRIETILGIELAPDEVIDLAERSGLEAAKEEGDDGDLVYEVTIPPYRVDVLHPLDVIDDLGRAYGFNELEPKYPDVGTVGGRHERSRLERSVREQLVGLGFEDLLNFHMISEEENYERVDVEPDADVYGGGKPATIKGPYSEDFTMLRTWVTPSLLMVLERNTHRAYPQDLAEIGFTAEVDESENTGIAERRRVGAVLASHEAGYEDAKARLQALCRRFDVDLETPPTEHPTFISGRTASVVIDGEEVGVIGEVHPKVLVEHDLEVPVSGFEFDLAALQ from the coding sequence ATGCCCACGGTCGACATCGACCCCGACGAACTGCGCGAACTGACCGGCAAGGACGAGAAGGGCGACGAAGAACTGAAAGAGGACCTGTTCGGCCTCGGTCTCGAATTCGAGGGGCGGACGGAAGACGGCGAGTTCGAACTCGAGTTCGCGCCCGACCGCCTCGACCGGCTCTCCGTAGAGGGCGTCGCACGCTCGCTCTCCTACCAGTACGGCGACTCGCGAGGCGTTCACGTCCCCTCGACGAACAAGCCTGACTGGACGATCCAGGTCGACGAATCGGTCCCCGAGGAGCGACCCTACGTCACGGGCGCGGTAATCCGAGACGTCGATCTCGACGAGGAGAGTTTGGACTCCCTCATCCAGTTGCAGGAGAAACTCCACGCGACGATGGGGCGCAAGCGCGCCAAGGGTGCGATCGGGATCCACGACCTGACGATGTTGAAAGGCAGGGCTGCCACCGAAGGGAATCCCACCATCGATTACGTCGGCGTCGAACCCGATGGCGACCGGTTCGTCCCCCTCGATTCCGACGCGGAGCTGACGCCCGCGGAGGTGCTCGAGGAACACCCCACCGGCGAGACTTACGCCGACCTCGTCAGTGAGTACGAGCGCTACCCCGCGATCTACGACGATATCGGGCTGTTCTCGTTCCCGCCGGTGATCAACGGTCGGCGCACGGAGGTTTCGACCGACTCCCGAGACCTCTTCGTCGAGATGACCGGCACCGACCAGTGGACGATCGACAGGATGCTCAACATCGTCTGCTACGCGCTCGCTGCGCGCGGAGCGACCCTCGAGGAAGTCACCATCGAGTATCCGGATCACGAGATCGTTCGCCCCGACCTCTCGACGAAGGAAAAGACGGTCGCACACGACCGGATCGAGACGATCCTGGGGATCGAACTCGCACCCGACGAGGTAATCGATCTGGCGGAGCGGTCGGGACTCGAGGCCGCAAAAGAGGAGGGCGACGACGGCGACCTCGTCTACGAGGTCACGATCCCACCGTATCGCGTCGACGTGCTCCACCCGCTGGACGTCATCGACGACCTCGGGCGAGCGTACGGCTTCAACGAACTCGAGCCGAAGTACCCCGACGTCGGCACCGTCGGTGGCCGCCACGAACGCTCGCGTCTCGAGCGGTCGGTCCGCGAGCAACTCGTCGGCCTGGGCTTCGAGGATCTGTTGAACTTCCACATGATCAGTGAGGAGGAGAACTACGAACGCGTAGACGTAGAACCCGACGCTGACGTCTACGGCGGCGGCAAACCCGCGACGATCAAGGGTCCCTACAGCGAGGACTTCACGATGTTGCGGACGTGGGTCACACCCTCGCTGCTGATGGTCCTCGAGCGCAACACTCACCGTGCGTACCCGCAGGACCTCGCGGAGATCGGGTTCACCGCTGAGGTCGACGAGAGCGAGAACACTGGCATCGCCGAACGCCGCCGCGTCGGAGCCGTCCTCGCGAGCCACGAAGCCGGCTACGAGGACGCCAAAGCTCGCCTGCAGGCGCTCTGTCGCCGGTTCGACGTCGACCTCGAGACCCCGCCCACGGAACACCCGACCTTCATTTCGGGTCGAACGGCGAGCGTCGTCATCGACGGCGAGGAGGTCGGCGTGATCGGCGAAGTACATCCGAAGGTGCTCGTCGAGCACGACCTCGAGGTGCCCGTGTCCGGGTTCGAGTTCGACCTCGCGGCGCTGCAGTAA
- the pheS gene encoding phenylalanine--tRNA ligase subunit alpha: protein MQLPESQVAVLEAASADEATSVDALAEATDLPPETVTGAAFELEEEGLVTVEERVDETIELTEEGQEYADGELPEVKLYETALEAGADTDAVSMGQVIGGSGLEGDAVDIALSNYARKGYGSIDSGEITADPDADPAADAEASTLETLADDPDADSVDDDTLESLERRGLVEVVETTTREVTVTEQGVTELMAGVETAETVGQVTPELLTGGDWQDVEFADYNVEADAERFEGGNVHILRQTAERVKDVLVGMGFQEMEGPHVDADFWINDCLFMPQDHPARTHWDRFALEEPTHIDDLPEGLVADVERAHREGVGADGEGYHSPWDEDFARALALRGHTTSLSTRYLSGEEIGEIEPPARYFSVEKVYRNDTLDPTHLLEFFQIEGWVMAEDLSVRDLMGTFEEFYAQFGIEDIQFKPHYNPYTEPSFELFGTHPTTGELVEIGNSGIFREEMLEPLGVECDVMAWGLALERLLMLMYGFEDIRDIHGTLCDLELLRNTEVTY, encoded by the coding sequence ATGCAACTCCCAGAATCACAGGTCGCGGTCCTAGAGGCCGCGAGCGCGGACGAGGCAACGTCCGTCGACGCCCTCGCCGAGGCGACCGACCTTCCACCCGAGACCGTCACCGGGGCGGCGTTCGAACTCGAGGAGGAAGGACTGGTCACCGTCGAGGAACGCGTCGACGAAACGATCGAACTCACCGAAGAAGGCCAGGAGTACGCCGACGGCGAACTGCCCGAGGTGAAACTCTACGAGACTGCTCTCGAGGCCGGTGCCGACACCGACGCGGTCTCGATGGGACAGGTCATCGGCGGGTCGGGTCTCGAGGGCGACGCGGTCGACATCGCGCTCTCGAACTACGCCCGGAAGGGCTATGGCTCGATCGACAGCGGCGAGATCACCGCCGATCCGGACGCCGATCCCGCGGCCGACGCGGAAGCCAGCACGCTCGAGACGCTCGCCGACGACCCGGACGCCGACTCCGTCGACGACGACACGCTCGAGAGCCTCGAACGCCGCGGACTGGTCGAGGTCGTCGAGACGACGACTCGCGAGGTGACGGTGACCGAGCAGGGCGTTACGGAACTGATGGCCGGCGTGGAGACCGCCGAGACGGTCGGGCAGGTGACGCCGGAACTGCTGACGGGCGGCGACTGGCAGGACGTCGAGTTCGCCGACTACAACGTCGAAGCCGACGCCGAGCGATTCGAGGGCGGCAACGTCCACATCCTGCGCCAGACGGCAGAGCGTGTGAAAGACGTCCTCGTCGGCATGGGCTTCCAGGAGATGGAAGGCCCGCACGTCGACGCTGACTTCTGGATCAACGACTGCCTGTTCATGCCTCAGGACCACCCCGCACGGACCCACTGGGACCGGTTCGCGCTCGAGGAGCCGACGCACATCGACGACCTGCCCGAGGGACTCGTCGCGGACGTCGAACGCGCCCACCGCGAGGGCGTCGGCGCGGACGGTGAGGGGTATCACTCGCCGTGGGACGAGGACTTCGCGCGTGCACTCGCGCTACGAGGCCACACGACCTCGCTGTCGACGCGCTATCTGTCGGGCGAGGAGATCGGCGAGATCGAACCGCCGGCACGGTACTTCAGCGTCGAGAAGGTGTATCGCAACGACACGCTCGACCCGACCCACCTGCTCGAGTTCTTCCAGATCGAGGGCTGGGTGATGGCCGAGGATCTCTCGGTGCGCGACCTGATGGGCACCTTCGAGGAGTTCTACGCCCAGTTCGGCATCGAGGATATCCAGTTCAAACCCCACTACAATCCCTACACGGAGCCGTCGTTCGAACTGTTCGGCACCCACCCGACGACCGGCGAACTCGTCGAAATCGGCAACTCGGGTATCTTCCGCGAGGAGATGCTCGAGCCGCTGGGCGTCGAGTGCGACGTGATGGCCTGGGGACTCGCCCTCGAGCGCCTGCTCATGCTGATGTACGGCTTCGAGGACATCCGAGACATTCACGGGACGCTGTGTGACCTGGAACTGCTGCGGAATACGGAGGTGACCTACTGA
- a CDS encoding DUF5518 domain-containing protein — translation MAHARSKDRSSSRSTIVNGLIGGVAALVLSFIPFSSLLGGILAGYLEGPDVGSGFVAGVVAGLVYGVLGFVLFLVLGGLFLGFVGAPMMGSMILFGAVFVGIYALVFAAAGGALGAYLNEEFGDDIGRY, via the coding sequence ATGGCACACGCCCGCTCGAAAGACCGGTCCTCGTCTCGCTCCACGATCGTCAACGGCCTCATCGGTGGGGTCGCTGCACTCGTTCTCTCGTTTATCCCTTTCTCGTCGCTGCTCGGCGGTATCCTCGCGGGGTATCTCGAGGGGCCGGACGTCGGCAGCGGGTTCGTCGCCGGCGTCGTTGCCGGTCTCGTCTACGGCGTTCTCGGCTTCGTCCTGTTTCTCGTTCTCGGAGGGCTCTTCTTGGGGTTCGTGGGTGCACCGATGATGGGCAGTATGATCCTCTTTGGAGCCGTCTTCGTAGGCATCTACGCACTCGTCTTCGCGGCCGCCGGTGGTGCGCTCGGTGCGTACCTGAACGAGGAGTTCGGCGACGATATCGGGCGGTACTGA